The Panthera tigris isolate Pti1 chromosome A1, P.tigris_Pti1_mat1.1, whole genome shotgun sequence region TAGTTCTCGCCAGATTACAGTTGCAGAGGTCAAACTCCCAAGTTCACCTTGAAGCGATTCTCCATCTTAGAATAGCAGTCTAAATATTAAgctgaaccatatgaaattgccactTGGGaaggtcaagaaatagaaaatagtggCCATTTCATATGCTTCCACATAAGGCTAATGTCCAGCTGCCTTACAGaagctaaatattttacattacatCTTCAGTAATTCCCTCCAGTTAAGCCTTCCCTCGCCTCGTTCACCGAAATTCTAGTAGTGAGCCTCTAGGAACTCTCTCTTACTCGTGTTGGAACCAATTCTGCTAGTATTGTCCTCTCGCGCCTCTTAATTCTTGGCAAGGCTTCCTAGCCAGGGATTTGGTTCTGTCTACACCTGGGTTGTGGGCACTGCTAGCAGTAAGGGTGTTTCGAGGTGGTGAGTGTGGAACCGAGAGGGAGACTGGTAGTTCACTTGCATTGCAAAACAAAGCTCTCTtaacataaaaagtaaagatagaaaaaagaaaatgcccctTTTATGACAGGGTGCAAAGGAAATCGCATAGAAAACAGCAGAATTCGGCCAAATCGCATGGTTAAATCTTCGCAATCTCAGTAAAGTGGGTTCGCTTTGAAGTGCACGCGTGGTTCAGTAACCGACTCATGCTAGCAATTAGAAATCGGTCTTTTCGGTCCCCGATTTCATGTGCGCCAAGAGAGAGGCGACTTTTAAGGGTGACGATAAATCTCCCTGAGCTTAAAAGGCAGAGAGGGCCAAAGTGTGAACTTTTTACTTCAGCAACGGAAGcgagaaatcagtgattcattaaagCAGAGACCTCCTTGGAAGCtggcagaagaggaggaaaagaagctaATTAtggtctcccttctctgtgctcacTCCGACCAGTTTATAATCTGCTGCTTTAGAAGGTTTATCCTCAGCATCTTCTGCTTTCTCCCCCAGgcctcccttccttctgggaGCCAGCGGGGGCGAGAGGGGGGAACAGTCAGCCGAGCACCAAGCTCCAGGTGGCTCTCAAGTACTGCACGGCCAAAAgaagttggggcggggggggggggatcctacGCTGCAAAACAAGTGAGAAAGGGGCTCCCCAGAGGGGACTGGTTCAGGCTGGAAGACAGCAAACTTCGGAGAGCCTGAGGCTACAGCTCGCGCCGGTGGCCAGCGCAGCCAGCACAGGGACACTTCACAGCAACTCCCCGGAGCTGGAGGCGCGGGCGGAGGCGGCGGCCGCGGGGCCACAAGGCAGGGACCCGGCAGCCCCCAGCTCCGCGCGGAGGCACCGCGCCCTCTCCTCCTtgctcccctgctctccccccgccctcccagccccctccccctccccctcctggctTTCCCAGCAGCCGAGGGTTTCAGATGTCCCACCGCCGTTTGACCccctccacgccccccccccgcttctccACCCCTGCAAATGAGGTTTGACCAGCGGAGGCAGAGCCCACCTCTGGCTTGGAATCACTGACATTTGGACTCCTGGCTGCAACCTGTTTACAAGCGGGCTTTccagaggaagggggtggggagggagggaagtagggCCAAACAAAACACCAACCGCCATCTCCCCCCAAACAAGAAGTGACTTTCTGGAGGCTTCAAATCAACAGGCACCAccaaaaagagaaagcaggagggggGAAGCAAACAACGGCGACCGGCAGCCGCCTCCAGCCCTGACAACTCCGAAGGGACGCGCTTTTCGAAGGCGGCTAGCAGGCTGGGGCTCTGCGCAGAGGGACCAGAAGGTGCCAACCTCAGAGAGGCGCAGATATCTCCCCCAGCCTCTGTGGGTTTTGTTCACCGTGCTGTCATctgtttttcagacttttttttttttttttttttttttttttttgcatctaacATGGTGAAGAAAGGCGTGAAGAAGAGAACAAAGTAACTCCGGGTGGAGTGAAGATCGCTGGTgaccaccgccaccgccaccaccagCTCCTGCTACTGCGGCCACCCACATCCACCATTCACCGGGAGACTCGAGAGGCTCACGGCAGCGGCAGCGGATCCGAGAAAGGAGCCAGGAGAGGCAGCCGGCCCTTCCGAGGAGTTATGGATGTTGGTGTATTCACTTCTGGCCAGATCCGCGCCCAGAGGGAGCTAACCAGCGGCCTCCACCTCCAGCTGTCTCCTTGCCTCGCACCAGGTCTTACCCTTCCAGTATGTTCCTTCTGATGAGACAATTTCCAGTGCCGAGAGTTCCAGTACAATGTGGAAATGGATACTGACACATTGTGCCTCAGCCTTTCCCCAGCTgcccggctgctgctgctgcttcttgttGCTGTTCTTGGTGTCTTCCATCCCTGTCACCTGCCAAGCCCTTGGTCAGGACATGGTGTCACCAGAGGCCAccaactcctcttcctcctcctcctcctcctcttcctcctcctcctcctcctcctcgtcctcctcgtcctccttttcctctccttccagtgCGGGGAGGCATGTGCGGAGCTACAATCACCTCCAAGGAGATGTCCGCTGGAGAAAGCTGTTCTCTTTTACCAAGTACTTTCTCAAGATTGAGAAGAACGGGAAGGTCAGCGGTACCAAGAAGGAGAACTGCCCGTACAGTAAGTTACAAATGCGCGCTCCCCTCCTTCCAattatccaccccccaccccacaagggGGGGAAAATCTGTTCCAGATGTGGCCAGCTAAATATTTACGTCCCCAACCCCTGTAAAATGATGAAGTGGAATACTTTCACACTAAATCACCCCCATACATTGTGCCGCCGCACCCCCTACCCTTGGCGCGGCTCCCTCCATACACCCCCACTCCTTGCTACCCTAGCTGCCCTGTCTCCGCTGCTTGTCATTACCTGGACCGCGCAGGGCGCTGGAGAGTAGTGCAGGCGCAGAGATTCATAGATGCCCCCCTCTCCGTCTCCGTCGCCCTTCCGCACCTCATCCCAaggtcccctctccctcccttctggaaATGGCTCAAGtaaacacattttgtttcttttcgcTGGCAATCTTATTAAGAGTTTTGGGACAGCTTCCTCAAGCTGAAAATAATTATCCGCTGTCAATTACAGGGGCTTTATGGGAGccttatttaagaaagaaaagtcaattCCActagctccccacccccaaccctttACCCACTACCTATCTAGACAGGAGTGCAAACATTTCTCtggttttgattctttttttttttttcttttttctttttctttttggccccTCATGTTGGTTTGAGTGATTGCAGTCCGTGAAGTTAGCTTTTCAGGCACCAGCGCCGCTATTTGTcttctgcctgccttctctcttgGTAACATGATGCTCATGTCTGCATTGTCAATGGCATATGCGCTGCTTTGTGGTGTCCTGTTGTACTCATTTCTTCTGAAACCTCTCATATTGCACAGCCATACTACTACAGCATTGTAAACATCTGGGACTGGATTCACACAGACCTCACACAAATTTCattgtcattcttttattttcaaagtaaaagtCATAAGTCTGTTTCCATGGCTATAGTTTGTCCCACTGGATGAACTTTTCTGCTCTGTATACATAAATTAtgaccccctccccagcccaccccacctctgcatttctttccattttcctttctctcattctttccttctttacctcttgctcttctttctttcttgcagggctgtgggctgggtagggggagggagaactggaggaggaggggtggataTTGTGTCTCTTCTTGAATCAGTCCAGCAAAGCCAGATTACTCTGTTGGCTTCTTTTCCTAGCTACTTTCAAGTGGTGAGACTTATTCACCCTCTATTGACTGCTATTTGAAAGGAGCCCGAGGCTATGTAATGGCACACTGAAGACAGTAGACAATGACATTTACACATCTTTAATGACTATTTAGCATTATCTCAATGGTTCTTCCAAGTCACCTCTTTAAGGGACCTTAAAGTGTCAGTCATTTGGGAATTTCTTGCCAACTAACTTAAATACACGGGTCATACATTCCAAGACACCTTGGCCCAGAAAAGTATCTGGTACCAATGGGAAAGACAGTTAATCGgaatttagcattttctttttaaataaggatttataagaattaaaacttggttttcttctctggaGATCCACATACATTTGACATTAACTTCTGCTGCTGCTTCCACTTACTAAAATTAGCAATAAGTTTGTAAGTAATAAAAACACTTGTCAAAGTATTTTAACGTATCCATCTTACATTTAATACTAGAGCTGTTTCTGTTTCTGATTCATAGAAAGTGGCTGAAATAATGTCATTATGATTTCTTTGGGTTGAAAGTCATTTGTTGCCTGAATTCAGTAGGTATTATGTATAGACGTTATAATTGTTGGTTAAAATTTAATACTTTTGTTCACTTCTAAAACAAAATAGTTATGGTGTCATCCAGGTAGgaaaatggggaagaactgagccAAACACTTGCTGAAGAGTGAGctgagagttaaaaaataaaaaataaaaaataataatacccatGGGCTGAAaatcttctgtgtatttttagttCATGgagataaatataataaattttcagttttaagcTCGagcaaaattcctttttttggaCACTAACTTAATTTTGCCAttggtatatttttaagtatctttatgATTTACTACAAGGACCAATCTATATTAGTTTGTTTATACAACTGAAATGactattttctaaaatcataATCATGTgtgattatttaataaaatgattgcTAGGGGTATaccttgaattatatttttagagTAAGAATTATCTGCAAAGAGAAAAGTATCTGATTTTTATTGCATAAAAACTAGTATGGAAAGTTTCCATCCCAATTGTCCAAAATAGAATAATATCCCTTCCATATGATAAAGCATACCAATAgtccttattaaaatataatatcttaTGTAGTAATGCAATCTTAATCAATGGTTGAAAATGAGAGGGGGTGGGGTTTACTCTGTTAAATAATGTTAAACCATAAATAACTTAGGCTTTCCAAGAATATCTGTATCAAGACATAGCAAGTGAAAAGTAAAGGTTGAAAAAGGCTTAATTTCACATGTGGCTGGGTAATCAGAACACTCCTACAATTTCCAGCTGGACTGATTCAGCTGAACTACATGGTATCATTAAGATATTGTCTAAATGTTGCATAATTGCATGTGAACAAACTTTTGCCATGCCTACAGGGTAACCAGCCGGCCAGCCCACCAAATGGTAGCCTGTTAAATATTAGGATTTCTGAAGAGTGTCAGTTCCTTGTCCAAAAACCACTTTTCAGTAACATTTTCCTAAACaagttattaattattttcaatacaCAAAGCTGTTCTTTTGAGGTTTGCTTATTTGAagcttaattttctttgttacttttgaCCCTAGTATTATTGCTGCTAAAATACAGTAACAGCTTATCTGAGAGGTGACATGTTTGGGATGTCCTGGGTAATTAAACAACTGTTTTACTGGCTTTTTGCCAGCAAAATACTAACAAAAGGGAAGTAAGGAAATCACCCATAAGCATTGCAAAATCATTTTTAACTTCTACCTCCAAAGCTGGTTCCCAGAAATTGGATGattctaaaaatattatatgtgCTTGGGGTGATTACAAacgtttatgtgtgtgtgtgtgtggaaaggagggtgattttttgtttgcttttttgtcatTATGTGAAAACAGAATAAAGGGAGCAGAGATGAATTATGTTTCTCCTGCTGGAAGTGTAAGAAAGCTTGAATAATTTAGAATAGCTGTGGTGTATCTGTCACTAGATATGCTTAGGCtcatttaagtttgttttatCACTCTTTATATCTAGAGCTTTGCCCTTGAAACATTACCACTCAGCTCTATTTCTGGACTCCTGGAAAGGCTGGATACAGCTGTTGGGTACCCTTGCGACTGGGACTGGATGCGAGTGGGCTGTGGGCTTCTCCCATGGTTGTCACTGGTAGAAAAGGGGAGTctagtgaaaagaaaatgtatcccTAAACTTGAGACAGCCAAAAATGGATATTCTCAAAATGGAAAGCCACAGTGCTTATGAGTCTTTGCAGGAAAGGCGATTAAGCTACAATAGAGAAATCAGGATGTACTGTGTAGTAAGTGCcctgtttcttcaaatatatatttcatttgacACACAATAGTCCTATAATTTAGATATTAACTATCCATactttttcaaagatgaaaaataagctGAAAACAGTTAATTCCCCAAGGTCATTCAACTGGAAATtggtagagtcaggattcaaGCCTACATCTATTTGATTACGTTATTCCTTTTACCCCCGTTACTGGCAACAATGATACCAATATATTAGAATTCAATATCTCaaaactctaaaaaacaaattatccgaAATCTTAATTGTTTCTTGCTATGAACACCAACAGTTCTTCAGGTTCACGCTGGAATAGTAGTAAATGGAGAGTGGAAGAGAAGTGAAATATGTTAAAGGTTATCATTGCAGGTGGCTATGCAGACATGGTATCAGACAATGTTAGTGCGTTCTCTAGGTGAAATACCTCTTCCGATATTTTGTTTGGGAATATATTTGCTTACGGAAACGCAAAATACATGTACACGGATCTCACCTTCTTAACAGAGGGCATTAggaatacatttaagaaaatccaTGAATGTCATTGTATATCGTAATTGTTTACAGCTGAGGGCAAAATGTTTAATTGTTCCcacatgtaataaaataatttggttgTAAATACCGGTGTGAAAGTGGGCTGTTGCAGGAACTTCTGATATATGACTCTAAAAAGGGCAAAATCTTAGAGACCTGAAGCTATATACATGTTAAGAAGGCTTTAAAATGAGCCTGCAAATCAAAAAGGTACTTCACCACATATAAATGACAAATTACTGTCTGGGATTAAAGGTTtgcattattacttttaaatcaGGACTGGGGCTGATTGTAGGAAGTTACATAAAGTGAGAAAGGAAGTGTTGAGGGAAATAGGGACTTGAATATCATCTcctaataaatgattttattttggatttttgaaaagaaaacctatATACAACTTATGGCTTCCACTGGTGTCTTATTTAAGTTGTGGTTGTTTCTAGAGTTTGGTTGCATAATTTATAACTGGCAGCATTTAATCATGCACATTGAGGATTTATGAAGGTGGAAGCACTGTATTTAATGTTTACATGACATTGTCCCGTTACCTTTACCGCATTCCTACCATATGGACCCTCCACTTTGATGGCTTTATCATAAATCCATTAAAAATGCACAATTACCCAGTTTCCTCTTCATAAACCTGATTTATAACCTTCTACTAGAAGAAACCCAAGAAAACAGTTGGCAGAAATCACATGCCAACAGTGGAGTATGAGAATTCAGAAACACCAATCTCTAGGTTAGTCTTGGGTATTTCAGGAATCTATGAGGCAAAGGTATGGACCACTCTTTAAAAACAGGTGTTTTCAAAATGATGTTGAggcacagaatttaaaataaaaattgtcttaTTAAATGACGGAAACCCCAGTGCAtgcatattttcttctatatttttactgTCTGCTTTAGAGCAAAAAGGCTTATtcgagttcttttttttttttttttaactgtttaatgAACTTATAGTGGAACGTGAAGGAGCACTTAACACTCCTGTAGTTACCTTCCTGTGCAGAGGCAAACCCCACTTATTATTCAAACGCCTGACTTTCCACAAGCCAAAATGCTGGAAAAAAGTTGACAGCTCATTTGAAATGGAGCTAATGTTCCTCACATTTATGAGCTGCCTGGGAATATCTACATCTTTCCTAAGCCTTAAATGTCTGTATGCTTATCCAAAATTGTAGTACAAATGATATTTCCTTATTATGCTTCAGAAGGAAGAGTAACACATGTGTATTAGTTCAAAGTGATTTTAATCTATCTTAACATTAATTCTGTGAACTTTGCAACGAGGAGTAATTCAGATGACGTTTTTAGTATTACTGTTCCAACATTTGTTAGCATTAATAGTTGATATTTGCTTAAtgtaagtaagtaaaatattagtATTTCCCTCCCAGAAATTAAAGTTCTCTTTTAATTTTCCAGCAAGATGGGACACAAGATTtatgtttatgtaattttaatacaGCTTTATCACAGTTTAGAAAATAATGGGCCTCATTTTGTCTCAAGTCCTCTATACagaaatatcttcatttttcatgGTATATTGCAATCACTGAAGATCATTTACACTTACCATTTGACCAATGGTATTTGTTACCTGTTTTTgcagattaaaaatatttacttttcataatTGGCACTCTTTTTTTTCACTGCCTGTTAACCTTTGCCTGTGCCAGTCAGTCAGTATAACAAGTAATAACCTAGACATAGGCCTTTAAAATTAGTGAAAGAAAATATACCTGCATCTTGGGAAGCCAGTGATATTCTGATCAAGAGCTAATGAATACAAAATGTTGATGCTTTATAGAATCagtttaaaagcaaatatttaatcaGTACAGATTTTACACAAATAGAAAGTTTCAAGATAAACTAAAAGGGAGCCAGGTCATCCACCAATGGCCTCAAAGGCCATCCAATAATGGCCTTAAAGGTTCCCTTGCCTTTAAATCCGGTCAGTTGTGTTCTTTCTTTGAACACTGTGTTCTAATTGGaacaataaatcaaagaagacactCAGAGTAGATTCCCATGTAAGGTGGACAACTGGACAGTGACTTTTTACTGCTGCTAACACGTGCATCCAATTACCATTTGAAAGATTCATAGTGCTGGCAGTAAAGCATTGCCTCGTTTTATAGTTCACCTAATAATTCTTCAGCCTAAATCTGTCCACCTTTACCTATATCTAATCTGTCAGTATGTGTGTTATCATTAATGAggaattttcaaatgtttggcATGCTTCCTACAATGGATGGTGACATTGAGAGATTAATGAGCCATTTAATTAACCATAATAGAAGAGGTAAAGTATTGATTAGGTCAATATATACCCAACTTCGAGTAAACTGTCAACTAAACATAACCTAGTACTTCCACCACAACTATAACTTAATCATGGATCATGGATAGTATGGGTTAACAGCAACCCAACTCTATGTGGCAATGGTTAACTGCAAAATtgagaacttttttaaaaggcattttcctATAATCATTATTGTCTTTCAAGGACCTGGTGTTATCATGCTTTACTGATAAACATGTGTGTTAGTTCATTCTTAACCCTTTTCAAGGCATTGCCCCTGTCTGAGGATAACTTGACATGTTAATAGAGTCTTTACAGTTCAAGGctcatcagtttctttttttttaatattaaaaaaattttttagtgtttatttttgagaaagagagagacacagtgtgagcaggggaggggcagagagagagagagagagagagagagagagacagaatctgaagcaggttccaggctctgctaagagcacagagcccaatgtggggcttgaatccgtGAAttgtaacatcatgacctgagctgaagtgggatgcttaaccaactgaaccacccaggcgccccaaggctcaTCAACTACTAATAATTCTGTCTGGAGGCATTTATACATCTGGAACATCAGACATCTGCGACAGCCCTGCCTCTATGGCACTGTGAATCATGATACTTTTTTGCCCCTTCACCACTCcgttattttctcctctttttcttattttcttttttttttccttttccctgataTTCAAACCCGTTACATGTCATGTAGGCCAGGGAAAGTCATCCATTATCATTGCTCAGGATGCCATGTTATATTTGGAGCCAGCAGCCTAGACCTTTTTGGATGTTCAGCATCCAAAATGCTGAGGAGTCTCTTCTCATTTTGAATCTGCACTGAATTCTCCCTTATCCCAGCACTCAGACCAATTTCTTACAGCCTTGCCTTTAGTGAAACAGGCAAATCATAGATAAGCACCTTCTGCCAATGAATGCTGATTGTCTGGTTATTCTGCATTTTCCTCCAGATTAAATATTCTATCTCCAATAACTCTCTTTGCAGGttcattttgcctttgttttaaattattttagtacaTGTAACACTTACTAGCTACTTTGCCAATTTCCCTACATTTTGCCTTTGTCTGGACTCCTATGAGAGAAAGTGAAGCGGAATTAGGAAGTCCAATAACTACTGCTCTTCTATTTTAGTcatcatttatttcaaagaagatGAATGCTAAT contains the following coding sequences:
- the FGF10 gene encoding fibroblast growth factor 10; its protein translation is MWKWILTHCASAFPQLPGCCCCFLLLFLVSSIPVTCQALGQDMVSPEATNSSSSSSSSSSSSSSSSSSSSSSFSSPSSAGRHVRSYNHLQGDVRWRKLFSFTKYFLKIEKNGKVSGTKKENCPYSILEITSVEIGVVAVKAINSNYYLAMNKKGKLYGSKEFNNDCKLKERIEENGYNTYASFNWQHNGRQMYVALNGKGAPRRGQKTRRKNTSAHFLPMVVHS